tgtgtacacaagtCACCACAAAGACTATTGTGGTGTCAAATGAGAAATTAGCAGTGCAGGAAATACATGAACGTATGAAAAATGCAAGAAGGACACTCAACTGGCCCGTGAATGTTTGCAGAGGAGCAGAAAATGAGTTCCTATTAAAACATGAGTGGGACCTTGTTTTGTGACTTTCTCCTTTCCCAAATGTAGGTGATCGTGATGTCTGGCCATGAGACGATCCGTGtcctggaggtggaggtggatgcgTCCCTTCCTGCCTCTGGCTCCGAGGTGAAGGCGAATGGAGGCGGTGAAGGGGGAGGCCGGCTTCCTCTGCAGCCCAGCGAGGGGGGGGCCCATGACTCCCCTGTACAGTCATGTGACCCTGGCGGAGCAGGTGAGGCGCGTTGACCCGTCACACAGTCAGTCTGCTTTCAGTCAGCTGGCTCTGCTCTGCGTCTACATGGCCTTCCATCAGTGCTTTTTGGCATCAAGAAAAAATTTATGAATGATCTGTTCCATAACTCCTGGGATAGTTTATGAGGGGTTATGATGTTCCATAATCCCTGGGATGATTTATGATGAGTTATGATGGCCCATAATCCCTAGGATCATTTCAGAAACTCTGGTTACCTTAATAAGTGTTGAGGGGATTTCAAAGACCACATCTGATTTTCCTGGAATAGCACTTAAGGGCTGTTTTCAGAGATGTGGGTGCAAAATTAGTTTAGCCTCTGTTACTTCTTGAGATCATGCTGTTAAGCATAATTTGTTTGGTAGTACTTCAGGTTGTTGgctcttttttcactttcaaaaaactgaaaatctttcaaagtaatttttaagaTACCTTTATAGAATTTACTAAATGGTAGATTCTGGGCCTGGGTGCCAGGGTTATGTAATATACAGGTGATGGGCAAAATAATAGAAACTCCAAACATTATGAATGGTATCTGGTTACCACTAAAGAGCAGGGTCACCGTTTGCCTTCCAAACAGCTGCAGTCATTCTTTCACTGCTGTCAAACAAGTCCTGAACCATTTGTAGTGGGATGTTGGATGTTCTTCAAGAATGAGGGGTCAAGTTGAAGGGAAGCTGCATCCGCTGTACATAAAGAGCCAGTCATGTTTAGGTCTGGTAATTGGAAACCCCTGTAAGGATTGACTTTGTCTTGTGTTCAACGAACTATTCTTAACCTATTCTTGGATGCGATTTTTGACTTGCGTCTCTGCAATAAATACGAGCTTTGTGAGGTTCCCAGTGTTCAGGGTTTGATGATTTAGGTCTGTGGTGGTTCTCGAGACTCTGGGTATTTTACCCACTACCCTGTTCCATCTCTTTTCCTGTGCCTCTTAGCTCTGGGTGATGGAGGCTCTGTTGCTGAGGTTTCGGTCCCGTCTGTTCAAAGTTCGGCTTCAGCAGGACCCATCAGCATGGCCCTCTCTCAGCCCCAGGCGGCGGTGCCTGTTACCGTCCAGGCCTGTCCGCAGGTAAGGCGTATCACGTGTGTGACCGTCCATAAATGAAGACGGCTGAGTAACATTCCTCTTCTCTCTGATTGGTTGGCTTTTCCCATCTTGCCTCTTTCACCTACATAGGTGCTCACCCAGGATGGCCTGACCACACTGATGACAGGTGTTGTGGCCCAGCCAGGATCCCTTGGCCAGCCGCTGCTCATCCCCATCAGCGTGGCGGGCTCAGTTGGGGGACAGGGCGGCCTGGCCGTGCTCACCTTCCCCACGGCAACTGTGGCCACCCTTCCCGGACTGGCAGCAGCCACTCCCGCTGGAGGTGTCCTCAAGCTGCCCTTCGCTGGACTACAGGGTGGGACCTTTGGCTCATTCGTACCCAGACTCCCTCCTTAGCCTCAATGTCATTTGCTTTAATTCACCCCAGCTGGCCTTGCCTGTCCTTGTACTGTTTTGAACAcgcttttttgttcttctttgtaTGCATCAATTTAAATCCCGTTTCCAAAAGAGTAAAGCGGATAACTGTGTGTTATATCAAGAACACACAGGCACCTGCGGCACGCTGAAATCCTCATTACCATTCTGCCATCTTCAGAGGCAGCAGCGTAGGTGATGGGTTTGTGACTGTctgcttgtttttccttctcagcTGCCACTGTGCTGAATGCTGTCCAACCTCAGCTGCACACAGCTGCGCAGACGGTCCTGCAGCCCCAGGCAGCTGCTTTGCAGTCGGTGCAGGCAGCCCTGCAGCAACAGCCCCAAACCACACAGGCTGCTGCGCAGGTGGCCGTCGCCTCCGCTGCTCCTGCTGCGCCCCGGGTGTCAGAACCTAGTGCATCTGTTGCAGCGCTGCAGAATGCAGGGATCTCCATCAACCCGGCCATTGTaagtatgtctgtgtgtatctctccctctctgtatGCCTTTGTTCTACAGCTGATCCTCATGCATTCTCGTTGTTCCCTCTGCAGATCAGTGCTGCATCGCTGGGTGCCCAGCCTCAGTTTATCAGCTCCCTGACTACCACTCCTGTCATCACGAGCGCCATATCTGGTGTGCCGGGACTCaccagccagatcatcaccaatgCTCAGGGACAGGTGGGAATGCTGGCCAAAGCTTAGTCTTCCACCACCATTTTATACGTGCCATTTTCTAGTGGTTGTTCAGTACAATTACAAATTTGGTTTTGCGCTGAGAGTTCCCCTTGTCCCTCAGAACTCCTGAATCCCTCctagcattcaagaagggtctcccTCCAGATCTTCAGCCACCTTTGTACATCTGCTTTGCTCCATCTGTCATAAACAGCTTTGTATTTCACATCATACTTTGTTCTACATGCAGTGAATTGCATAATGTCAATCCTCAAAAACATTATTGGACTAACGGGTTGTGCTTTGACATTTCtttatctaaagctctttgttacAAATCactcttttgtttactcagtgttgctttgaagaaaagaaatgaataaatgtagattttgaaaaacataaagCTCTGCTCTATCTCGTGTAATCTGTATGAAGTCAGGAGGGGATGGCAGCACACACAGTGTGCCATTAGCATTATGATTTGAAACCTCGTAGTGTTTCCCTTTTTTCACAGCTCTCAGACTGTAATATTACGTTTTATTTCCGAACCTGTCAGGTGATTGGGACTCTCCCTGTCCTGGTGAATCCAGCGTCGCTGACCGGTAGTGCAGCTTCTGCCCTCTCCGCCCAAGGCCTGCAGGTGCAGACAGTGTCCCCACAGCTGGTTCTGAATGCCCAAGGCCAGATCATCGCCACCATCGGAAGCGGACCCACCTCGACACCCACCTCGGCCGCCGTCATTCCTAAACCCTCTGTGCCGCTAACCCTTGCCAAGTCCACCACTCAGGTGCGCCACAGCCTCGTTCCCTGAGACACAGAGGTGTAGCTGGGTGTGGATTTTTATTCATCGGTGACTTATGTTCAACATGTGAATACGCTCACCTGTGATCTGCTCTCTAGGGTCAGGTTGTGACAGTGAGTCAGGCCCCGGTGGTCATCGCTCCCCAGCCCTCGGTAGTGAAgactgtcccctccctctcctcttcTGTTCCCATCACCTGCGGAGACTCGCCCACCGTGGGCCAGCTTGTCAGCAGTATTTAGGCCATCTTTTATCGTTCTCTCTCGCTGCATTTGATTATTTCCAGATGTTTTACTATTTAGAGATGTATGAGCATTAATCTGcaacacactgtacacactACCTGATAATGTCAATACAGGTTTAGATTTATAGTTTCAATGAGGTATATGGTGCATTGCGAGGAATAAGATGCGTTGTGTTTCTCTCGTTCTTCGTAGAGCCTCAGCAGGGAGCTACAGATGAGGAGGGCATTAATTTGGAAGAAATCCGTGAGTTTGCCAAGAACTTCAAGATCCGACGCCTCTCCCTAGggctcacacaaacacaagtgggACAAGCACTTACTGCTACAGAGGGCCCAGCCTACAGCCAGTCTGCCATATGCAGGTTAGCTCTCCCtctccttttacatttatttagctgatgcttttgtccaaagcaacttacagtgttaagctacttataattatttacccatttatacagctgcgtaattttactggagaaatttagggtaagtcccttgctcaagtgtactac
The window above is part of the Scleropages formosus chromosome 19, fSclFor1.1, whole genome shotgun sequence genome. Proteins encoded here:
- the pou6f1 gene encoding POU domain, class 6, transcription factor 1, with product MDPEELSAHDAPLTVNEQVIVMSGHETIRVLEVEVDASLPASGSEVKANGGGEGGGRLPLQPSEGGAHDSPVQSCDPGGAALGDGGSVAEVSVPSVQSSASAGPISMALSQPQAAVPVTVQACPQVLTQDGLTTLMTGVVAQPGSLGQPLLIPISVAGSVGGQGGLAVLTFPTATVATLPGLAAATPAGGVLKLPFAGLQAATVLNAVQPQLHTAAQTVLQPQAAALQSVQAALQQQPQTTQAAAQVAVASAAPAAPRVSEPSASVAALQNAGISINPAIISAASLGAQPQFISSLTTTPVITSAISGVPGLTSQIITNAQGQVIGTLPVLVNPASLTGSAASALSAQGLQVQTVSPQLVLNAQGQIIATIGSGPTSTPTSAAVIPKPSVPLTLAKSTTQGQVVTVSQAPVVIAPQPSVVKTVPSLSSSVPITCGDSPTVGQLVSKPQQGATDEEGINLEEIREFAKNFKIRRLSLGLTQTQVGQALTATEGPAYSQSAICRFEKLDITPKSAQKLKPVLEKWLAEAELWNQKGQQNLMEFVGGEPSKKRKRRTSFTPQAIEVLNTYFEKNALPTGQEITEIAKELNYDREVVRVWFCNRRQTLKNTSKINVFQVQ